The following proteins are co-located in the Microplitis demolitor isolate Queensland-Clemson2020A chromosome 3, iyMicDemo2.1a, whole genome shotgun sequence genome:
- the LOC103571918 gene encoding equilibrative nucleoside transporter 1, with translation MSYPINRKPLLSGVTSDSEFDEDNETEIDDSSVSVPDRKPFFKPQPVDRYNLAYIVFYLLGINTLIPWSFFITADDYWMYKFRQIHPNNSGSNNYTHTEILENKTDLQVSFTSYLNVSSALPNMLFLIINTFLSKRLSQKFRMISSQLLIFIMFIVTTVFVKINTDEWQNTFLIITLTTVAFVNALSAVFGGTLMGIVGRFSPKYITAMSGGQALGGIFTALTEICSLWIGASPVVSGLVYFIIGDVVLLFSFIAYIILEEEEFFKHHMLLKQQEEPNFSVNAEVSFVDEPRISYRRILKRILPYGLTMFLVFFVTMAVYPAVTVLVESQGKGQGYAWNDIYFVPVVTYLTFSCGDYIGRLLSGILLWPKKKPWVVVILSLLRVLFIPAFMLCNAQPRHYLPVYVNSDICYILLTILFATGNGYLCNIAFILAPTVVEPQDKEVASTMMGAFLGLGITTGSALSLVLIKCL, from the exons atgtCGTATCCAATAAATAGAAAACCATTATTGAGTGGTGTGACAAGTGACAGCGAATTTGACGAAGATAATGAAACGGAAATTGATGACTCTAGTGTCTCTGTACCAGATagaaaaccattttttaaacCACAACCTGTAGATAG atataatttagcgtatattgttttttatttacttggaataaatactttaatacCATGGAGTTTTTTCATTACTGCCGATGATTATTGGATGTACAAATTTCGCCAAATTCATCCGAATAACAGCGGAAGTAATAATTATACGCACAcagaaatattagaaaataaaacagaTTTGCAAGTTAGTTTTACATCGTACCTAAATGTATCCAGTGCATTACctaatatgttatttttaataatcaatacatTTCTTAGTAAAcg actgTCTCAAAAATTCCGCATGATATCGTCgcagttattaatatttattatgtttattgtAACGACAGtgtttgttaaaataaataccgaCGAAT GgcaaaatacatttttgataataacTTTGACAACTGTGGCATTTGTTAACG cacTAAGTGCAGTATTTGGTGGTACTTTAATGGGTATCGTCGGGCGTTTTTCACCAAAATACATAACTGCAATGTCAGGAGGACAAGCCCTAGGTGGAATATTTACAGCTCTAACTGAAATATGTTCACTGTGGATTGGTGCCAGTCCTGTAGTATCCggtttagtttattttataataggcGATgttgtacttttattttcatttatcgcTTACATTATCTTGGAAGAAGAA gaatttttcaaacatcATATGCTACTGAAACAACAAGAAGAGCCAAATTTTTCAGTTAACGCAGAAGTTAGTTTTGTTGATGAGCCTAGAATATCGTATAGACGAATACTAAAAAGAATACTCCCATATGGATTGACaatgtttttagtattttttgtaACCATGGCAGTTTATCCAGCAGTTACTGTATTAGTTGAGAGTCAAGGCAAAGGTCAAGGGTATGCTTGGAATGACATTTATTTTGTACCAGTCGTTACTTATCTCACATTTAGTTGCGGGGATTATATTGGACGGCTTTTATCCGGAATACTCTTatgg ccaaaaaaaaaaccgtggGTGGTTGTGATTCTAAGTTTACTTAGAGTTCTATTTATTCCAGCATTCATGCTTTGTAATGCTCAACCACGTCATTATCTACCAGTTTATGTAAATAGTgatatttgttatatattattgacaaTATTATTTGCTACTGGTAATGGATATTTGTGTAATATTGCATTTATATTAGCTCCGAC tGTTGTTGAGCCACAAGATAAAGAAGTTGCCTCGACAATGATGGGAGCTTTTCTCGGATTAGGAATTACGACTGGCTCAGCACTAAGCCTCGTACTAATTAAATGTCTTTAA
- the LOC103577040 gene encoding protein-L-isoaspartate(D-aspartate) O-methyltransferase, which produces MASFGRYNGRSNKELVQYLKRSGIIKSDRVFEAMCAVDRGKYVIRGNPYVDSPQGIGYGVTISAPHMHAYALEYLEDKLKNGKRALDIGSGSGYLTACMGMMVSPDGVAIGIDHISELQALATRNIKADNPELLESGRVKLFVGDGREGYPAGAPYDAIHVGAAAKETPHALIDQLAPGGRLIVPIGPEGADQKLVQIDKTMSGEIQQRSLMGVVYVPLTDKERQYQS; this is translated from the exons atggcTTCATTTGGACGTTACAATGGGCGATCTAATAAAGAACTTGTTCAATATCTTAAAc gcTCTGGAATTATAAAGTCAGATCGTGTATTTGAAGCAATGTGCGCTGTTGATCGTGGAAAATACGTAATTAGAGGAAACCCATACGTAGATTCACCTCAAGGTATTGGTTATGGAGTAACAATAAGTGCTCCACACAtg caTGCATATGCATTGGAATATCTTGAAGACAAATTGAAAAATGGAAAACGTGCACTCGACATTGGCTCAGGCTCCGGATATTTAACAGCATGTATGGGAATGATGGTGAGCCCTGATGGAGTTGCTATTGGTATCGATCATATTTCTGAACTCCAAGCTCTTGCTACTCGTAACATCAAAGCAGATAATCCAGAGTTACTTGAAAGCGGTCGAGTTAAATTATTcg TTGGAGATGGAAGAGAAGGATATCCAGCTGGTGCACCTTACGATGCCATTCATGTTGGAGCAGCAGCCAAAGAAACACCACACGCt ctaATTGATCAACTAGCACCAGGTGGTCGTCTAATAGTACCGATAGGCCCAGAAGGTGCTGATCAAAAACTCGTACAAATAGATAAAACAATGAGTGGAGAAATACAACAACGATCGCTAATGGGTGTTGTTTATGTACCTTTAACTGATAAAGAACGACAGTATCAATCATGA